A portion of the Syntrophaceae bacterium genome contains these proteins:
- a CDS encoding alpha/beta hydrolase, whose translation MVSAALRAIALSVTGVLALMFFLQSRLVYFPDGQIVATPGDRGMAYEEVSFEAADGVQLAAWYVPSEAGRGVVLFSHGNGGNISYNLPFVENLHRVGLSTFIYDYRGYGRSEGKPSEEGTYSDAAGAWRYLTERRKVPAGEILLYGQSLGGPIAAKLAREKTPAALILDSTFTSFVDIAGHHYPFLPVRWLARFEYNTLEHVRNVRCPVLVIHSPDDEIAPFAQGVSLYEAAPEPKAFIKLRGGHNDALFLSAGAYREGIDGFLKKIGR comes from the coding sequence ATGGTTTCCGCCGCCCTTCGCGCCATCGCCCTTTCCGTCACGGGGGTACTCGCCTTGATGTTCTTCCTGCAGTCGCGGCTCGTCTACTTCCCGGACGGGCAGATCGTCGCCACGCCGGGCGACCGGGGAATGGCCTACGAGGAGGTTTCCTTCGAGGCCGCCGACGGCGTGCAGCTGGCGGCCTGGTACGTGCCGTCGGAGGCGGGCCGCGGGGTCGTCCTCTTCAGCCACGGAAACGGCGGCAACATTTCCTACAACCTCCCCTTCGTCGAGAACCTGCATCGGGTGGGGCTCTCCACCTTCATCTACGATTACCGGGGCTACGGCCGCAGCGAGGGAAAACCCTCCGAGGAGGGCACCTACAGCGACGCGGCGGGGGCATGGCGGTACCTGACGGAGAGGCGCAAGGTCCCCGCCGGAGAGATCCTCCTCTACGGGCAGTCCCTCGGCGGCCCCATTGCGGCGAAGCTCGCCCGGGAGAAAACCCCCGCGGCACTCATACTCGATTCCACCTTCACGAGCTTCGTCGACATCGCGGGCCACCACTACCCGTTTTTGCCCGTGCGGTGGCTCGCCCGTTTCGAATACAACACCCTCGAGCACGTCCGCAACGTCCGCTGCCCCGTGCTCGTCATCCACAGCCCCGACGACGAGATCGCCCCCTTCGCCCAGGGGGTCTCCCTTTACGAGGCGGCGCCTGAGCCGAAAGCCTTCATCAAGCTGCGCGGCGGGCACAACGACGCTCTCTTCCTGTCTGCCGGGGCCTACCGGGAGGGCATCGACGGGTTCCTGAAGAAAATCGGCCGCTAG